A region from the Pseudomonas sp. KU26590 genome encodes:
- the dapF gene encoding diaminopimelate epimerase — protein MLLRFTKMHGLGNDFMVLDLVSQHAHILPKHAKQWGDRHTGIGFDQLLLVEAPNNPDVDFRYRIFNSDGSEVEQCGNGARCFARFVLDKRLTAKKQIRVETKGGIIELDIRNDGQISVDMGAPRLVPADIPFEAPEQAVSYSLDVDGETVELAAVSMGNPHAVLRVYDINNAPVHVLGPKIEHHPRFPARVNVGFLHVVDRQRAQLRVWERGAGETQACGTGACAAAVAAITQGWMDSPMLIDLPGGRLSIEWAGPGHSVVMTGPAVRVYEGQVRL, from the coding sequence ATGCTGCTGCGTTTTACCAAGATGCATGGCCTGGGCAATGATTTCATGGTGCTGGACCTTGTCAGCCAACACGCGCACATTTTGCCCAAGCACGCCAAGCAATGGGGCGATCGCCATACCGGTATCGGTTTCGATCAGTTGCTGCTGGTCGAGGCGCCGAACAATCCGGACGTGGACTTCCGCTACCGGATTTTCAATTCCGACGGCTCCGAAGTGGAGCAATGCGGCAATGGTGCGCGCTGCTTCGCCCGCTTCGTGCTGGACAAGCGGCTGACGGCCAAGAAGCAGATTCGCGTCGAGACCAAGGGCGGCATCATCGAGCTGGACATCCGCAACGACGGCCAGATCAGCGTTGATATGGGCGCGCCGCGTCTGGTGCCGGCGGACATCCCGTTCGAGGCGCCAGAGCAGGCCGTCAGTTATTCCCTTGATGTCGATGGCGAGACCGTAGAGCTCGCGGCCGTGTCCATGGGCAACCCCCACGCTGTGCTGCGCGTCTATGACATCAACAACGCGCCCGTTCATGTGCTGGGACCGAAGATCGAACACCATCCGCGCTTTCCGGCTCGGGTGAACGTGGGCTTTCTCCACGTCGTCGACCGCCAGCGCGCGCAACTGCGAGTGTGGGAGCGTGGTGCCGGGGAAACCCAGGCCTGCGGCACCGGTGCCTGCGCGGCAGCGGTCGCGGCCATTACTCAGGGCTGGATGGATTCGCCGATGCTGATCGACCTGCCGGGCGGGCGCCTGTCCATCGAGTGGGCCGGCCCCGGCCATTCCGTGGTGATGACTGGCCCGGCTGTCCGGGTGTATGAAGGCCAAGTACGTCTATGA
- the lysA gene encoding diaminopimelate decarboxylase: protein MDAFNYRDGELFAEGVALSAIAERFGTPTYVYSRAHIEAQYRAFDDALSGMPHLVCFAVKANSNLGVLNVLARLGAGFDIVSRGELERVLAAGGQADKIVFSGVGKTRDDMRRALEVGVHCFNVESTDELERLQVVAAQMGVRAPVSLRVNPDVDAGTHPYISTGLKENKFGIAIADAEDVYIRAAQLPNLDVIGVDCHIGSQLTTLSPFVDALDRLLDLVDRLGDCGILLKHIDLGGGLGVRYRDEEPPLAGDYIKAVRERLDGRDLALMFEPGRFIVANAGVLLTRVEYLKHTEHKDFAIVDAAMNDLIRPALYQAWMDVTAVKPRDSAKRTYDIVGPICETGDFLAKERELALAEGDLLAVHSAGAYGFVMSSNYNTRGRTAEVLVDVEQAFEVRRRETVTELFAGESLLPE, encoded by the coding sequence ATGGACGCCTTCAACTACCGCGACGGTGAGCTGTTCGCGGAAGGAGTGGCGTTGTCTGCCATCGCCGAACGCTTCGGCACGCCGACATACGTCTATTCCCGCGCGCACATCGAGGCGCAGTACCGCGCTTTCGACGATGCACTGAGCGGCATGCCGCATCTGGTCTGCTTCGCCGTAAAAGCCAACTCCAACCTGGGCGTTCTCAATGTCCTGGCGCGCCTGGGCGCCGGTTTCGACATCGTTTCCCGTGGCGAACTGGAGCGCGTGCTGGCTGCAGGCGGTCAGGCTGACAAGATTGTCTTCTCCGGCGTCGGCAAGACCCGCGATGACATGCGCCGTGCGCTTGAAGTCGGCGTGCATTGCTTCAACGTCGAATCCACCGACGAGCTTGAACGCCTGCAAGTCGTCGCCGCCCAGATGGGCGTGCGCGCTCCGGTTTCGTTGCGCGTCAACCCGGACGTCGACGCCGGCACCCACCCTTACATCTCCACCGGCCTCAAGGAAAACAAATTCGGCATCGCCATCGCGGACGCCGAAGATGTTTACATCCGCGCCGCGCAGCTGCCGAATCTCGACGTCATCGGTGTCGACTGCCACATCGGCTCTCAACTGACCACGCTCTCGCCTTTCGTTGATGCACTGGATCGCTTGCTCGATCTGGTCGACCGGCTGGGCGATTGCGGCATTCTGCTGAAGCACATCGATCTGGGCGGCGGTCTGGGCGTGCGTTATCGCGACGAAGAGCCGCCACTCGCGGGCGACTACATCAAGGCTGTGCGTGAACGCCTCGATGGCCGCGATCTGGCGCTGATGTTCGAGCCCGGCCGCTTCATCGTCGCCAATGCCGGCGTGCTGCTGACCCGCGTCGAGTACCTCAAGCACACCGAACACAAAGACTTCGCCATCGTCGACGCCGCCATGAACGACCTGATTCGTCCGGCGCTGTATCAGGCGTGGATGGACGTAACAGCGGTCAAACCGCGAGACAGCGCAAAACGCACCTACGACATCGTCGGCCCGATTTGCGAAACCGGCGATTTCCTGGCCAAGGAGCGTGAACTCGCGCTGGCTGAAGGGGACCTGCTGGCGGTGCATTCGGCCGGCGCCTATGGCTTCGTAATGAGCTCCAACTACAACACCCGTGGGCGTACGGCCGAGGTGCTTGTGGATGTTGAGCAAGCCTTCGAAGTGCGTCGCCGTGAAACCGTGACTGAGCTGTTTGCCGGCGAAAGCCTGCTGCCGGAGTAA
- the glnK gene encoding P-II family nitrogen regulator, translating into MKLVTAIIKPFKLDDVRESLSEIGVQGITVTEVKGFGRQKGHTELYRGAEYVVDFLPKVKIDVAIDDKDLDRVIEAITKAANTGKIGDGKIFVVNLEQAIRIRTGETDTDAI; encoded by the coding sequence ATGAAGCTAGTCACTGCCATCATCAAGCCGTTCAAGCTGGACGACGTACGCGAGTCGCTGTCCGAAATCGGCGTGCAGGGCATCACGGTCACTGAAGTCAAAGGCTTCGGCCGTCAGAAAGGCCACACCGAGCTGTATCGCGGTGCGGAGTATGTAGTCGACTTCCTCCCCAAAGTGAAGATCGATGTTGCGATCGACGACAAGGATCTGGACCGCGTTATCGAAGCGATAACCAAAGCGGCCAACACCGGCAAGATCGGTGACGGCAAGATCTTCGTGGTCAATCTGGAACAGGCCATCCGCATCCGTACCGGCGAAACCGATACCGACGCAATCTAA
- a CDS encoding secondary thiamine-phosphate synthase enzyme YjbQ: MWQQTLITLRARPRGFHLVTDEIVAGLRELRECRIGLLHIWLQHTSASLTVNENADPAVRRDFERFFSRLVPQGRDGYEHDDEGPDDLPAHFKASLLGCQLTLPVTNGQLALGTWQGIYLGEHRDAGGASKVLVTLQGEGHDR, translated from the coding sequence ATGTGGCAACAGACCTTGATCACGCTGCGGGCAAGGCCTCGCGGTTTCCATCTGGTGACTGACGAGATCGTCGCGGGCCTTCGCGAATTACGCGAATGCCGCATCGGCCTGCTGCATATCTGGTTGCAACACACCTCGGCCTCGCTGACCGTCAACGAGAACGCCGACCCGGCGGTACGTCGCGACTTCGAGCGTTTCTTCAGCCGTCTGGTGCCTCAGGGGCGCGACGGCTATGAGCATGACGACGAAGGGCCCGATGATCTGCCTGCGCATTTCAAAGCCAGTCTACTTGGCTGCCAGCTGACATTGCCGGTAACAAATGGACAGCTGGCGTTGGGCACATGGCAAGGTATTTATCTGGGCGAGCACCGCGATGCTGGCGGTGCCAGTAAGGTGCTCGTCACGCTTCAGGGTGAGGGGCACGACCGCTAA
- a CDS encoding HAD family hydrolase: MNIKLITFDLDDTLWETAPAIVSAEAKLREWLAANAPKLGPVPVEHLWEIRSRLIEEDPTFKHRISALRRTVLFHALEDAGYGHAEAHELADQSFEVFLQGRHQLDIFPEVVPTLEILAKSYTLGVVTNGNADVRRLGLADHFAFALCAEDLGIGKPDPAPFVEALKRGNADASQAVHVGDHPGDDIAGAQQAGMRAIWYNPGGKVWEAEKAPDAEINSLAQLPEVLARWD, translated from the coding sequence ATGAACATTAAGCTGATCACCTTCGATCTGGACGACACGCTGTGGGAAACCGCACCGGCGATTGTCAGTGCCGAGGCCAAGCTGCGTGAGTGGCTGGCTGCCAACGCGCCAAAACTCGGGCCGGTTCCGGTCGAGCATCTCTGGGAAATCCGCTCGCGACTCATCGAAGAGGATCCCACGTTCAAGCACCGGATCAGTGCGTTGCGCCGCACGGTGCTTTTTCACGCCCTGGAGGATGCCGGCTATGGTCATGCCGAAGCCCATGAGCTGGCGGACCAGAGCTTTGAAGTGTTCCTTCAGGGACGGCACCAGCTGGATATCTTCCCTGAAGTGGTTCCGACACTGGAGATCCTGGCAAAGTCCTACACCTTGGGCGTCGTGACCAACGGCAATGCCGACGTACGCCGCCTGGGCCTGGCCGATCATTTCGCCTTCGCGCTGTGCGCCGAAGATTTGGGCATCGGCAAGCCTGACCCTGCGCCCTTTGTCGAAGCGCTGAAGCGCGGCAATGCCGATGCCAGCCAGGCCGTGCATGTCGGCGACCATCCCGGTGACGACATCGCCGGTGCTCAGCAGGCCGGCATGCGGGCGATCTGGTACAACCCCGGCGGCAAAGTCTGGGAGGCTGAAAAAGCGCCGGATGCCGAGATCAACAGCCTGGCGCAGTTGCCAGAGGTGCTGGCGCGCTGGGATTGA
- the cyaY gene encoding iron donor protein CyaY, whose translation MSLTEARFHDLVDATQEKLQDIFDESGLDLDVESSAGVLTVKFENGSQFIFSRQEPLRQLWLAAASGGFHFDYDEEAKHWICDKSEELLSEMLYRLAKQQAGEEIDFDALDGSDGNRQ comes from the coding sequence ATGAGTTTGACCGAAGCCCGTTTTCACGACCTGGTCGATGCCACCCAAGAAAAGCTCCAGGACATCTTCGACGAGAGCGGTCTGGATCTGGACGTTGAGAGTTCGGCCGGTGTGCTGACCGTTAAGTTCGAAAACGGCTCGCAGTTCATCTTCAGTCGCCAAGAGCCACTGCGTCAGCTATGGCTGGCGGCTGCATCGGGTGGTTTTCACTTTGATTACGACGAAGAAGCGAAGCACTGGATCTGCGACAAGAGCGAAGAGCTGTTGAGCGAGATGCTCTACCGTCTGGCGAAACAACAGGCTGGGGAAGAGATCGACTTCGACGCCCTCGACGGCAGCGATGGCAACCGCCAGTGA
- the xerC gene encoding tyrosine recombinase XerC produces the protein MERQLDAYCTHLRSERQVSSHTLEAYRRDLNKVLAFCEKQHIDSWKALDIRAMRSLVARLHQQGQSSRSLARLLSAVRGFYHYLNREGLCDHDPANGLSPPKGERRLPKTLDADRALQLLEGGVEDDFLARRDQAILELFYSSGLRLSELTGLNCADLDLADGLVQVLGKGSKSRVLPVGRKAREALEEWLKQRALANPQDDAVFVSQQGRRLGPRSIQLRVKAAGERELGQNLHPHMLRHSFASHLLESSQDLRAVQELLGHADIATTQIYTHLDFQHLATVYDSAHPRAKRKGNADNEH, from the coding sequence ATGGAGCGGCAATTGGACGCTTACTGCACGCACCTGCGCAGTGAGCGCCAAGTGTCGAGCCATACGCTTGAAGCCTATCGCCGCGACCTGAACAAGGTTCTGGCGTTCTGCGAAAAGCAGCACATCGACAGCTGGAAAGCGCTGGATATTCGGGCCATGCGCAGCCTTGTCGCTCGCCTTCACCAGCAGGGTCAGTCATCACGCAGCCTCGCCAGGCTGCTGTCGGCCGTTCGCGGCTTCTATCACTATCTCAACCGCGAAGGCCTTTGCGATCACGACCCGGCCAATGGCCTGTCACCGCCCAAGGGCGAGCGACGCTTGCCGAAAACCCTTGATGCCGACCGTGCCCTGCAACTGCTAGAAGGCGGCGTCGAAGACGATTTTCTGGCTCGGCGTGATCAGGCCATCCTCGAGCTGTTCTATTCGTCAGGCCTGCGCCTGTCCGAGCTGACCGGGCTGAACTGTGCAGACCTGGATCTGGCGGACGGACTTGTGCAGGTCCTCGGCAAAGGCAGCAAATCCCGCGTTTTACCGGTTGGCAGAAAGGCCCGGGAAGCGCTGGAGGAATGGCTCAAACAACGGGCGCTGGCCAATCCGCAGGACGATGCGGTGTTTGTCAGCCAGCAAGGCCGCCGTCTGGGGCCGCGCTCGATACAGCTGCGAGTCAAAGCTGCCGGTGAACGCGAGTTGGGCCAGAACCTGCACCCGCACATGCTTCGGCATTCATTCGCCAGCCACTTGCTGGAGTCGTCCCAGGACCTGCGCGCCGTGCAGGAACTGCTGGGCCACGCCGACATCGCCACCACTCAGATCTACACCCATCTGGATTTCCAGCATCTGGCAACGGTGTATGACAGCGCCCATCCACGGGCCAAGCGCAAAGGTAACGCCGATAATGAACATTAA
- a CDS encoding DUF484 family protein, producing the protein MTDQPQTSNDTPGQSPAENAVPALEAEAVAAWLQQHPDFFAEHDELLAMMRVPHQRGDTVSLVERQLKLLRERNIEMRHRLSQLMDVARDNDRLFEKTRRLILDLMDATSLEEIVICVEDSLRQEFQVPFVSLILFSDNPMTVGRWVSAADAQKAIGGLMSGGKTLCGALREHELEFLFGSEQSKEVGSTALAPLTHQGLHGVLAIGSRDPQHYKSSVGTLFLSYIADVLSRLLPRFTHSLRSVR; encoded by the coding sequence ATGACCGACCAGCCTCAGACTTCAAACGACACGCCCGGCCAGTCCCCTGCCGAGAACGCAGTGCCTGCCCTTGAAGCCGAGGCGGTTGCGGCGTGGCTGCAACAACACCCTGATTTCTTCGCCGAGCACGACGAACTGCTGGCAATGATGCGCGTCCCGCACCAACGGGGCGATACCGTCTCGCTGGTCGAGCGCCAGCTGAAACTGCTGCGCGAGCGCAACATCGAGATGCGCCACCGGCTGTCGCAACTGATGGACGTTGCTCGGGACAACGACCGGCTGTTTGAAAAAACCCGCCGGCTGATTCTCGATCTGATGGACGCGACCAGTCTGGAAGAAATAGTCATCTGCGTGGAAGACAGCCTGCGCCAGGAATTTCAGGTGCCCTTCGTCAGCCTTATCCTTTTCAGCGACAACCCGATGACCGTCGGCCGCTGGGTCAGTGCCGCGGACGCGCAGAAAGCCATCGGCGGGCTGATGTCCGGCGGCAAAACCCTGTGTGGCGCACTGCGTGAGCATGAACTCGAGTTTCTGTTCGGCAGCGAGCAAAGCAAGGAAGTCGGCTCCACGGCCCTTGCCCCCCTCACCCATCAAGGACTGCACGGCGTTCTGGCGATCGGCAGCCGTGATCCGCAGCACTACAAGAGCTCGGTCGGCACGCTGTTTCTCAGTTACATCGCCGACGTCCTCAGCCGCCTGCTGCCACGCTTCACCCATTCGCTGCGGTCGGTTCGCTAG
- a CDS encoding DUF1289 domain-containing protein produces the protein MTVSATPVKPPKPLFSNVSPAVPSPCISICRLDEDKVCTGCQRHVEDIREWRAATDERRREIVRQADQRRSATSDRV, from the coding sequence GTGACCGTTAGCGCAACGCCGGTCAAACCGCCAAAGCCGCTGTTCAGCAACGTCAGCCCGGCTGTGCCGTCGCCGTGCATCAGCATCTGCCGGCTCGACGAGGACAAAGTCTGCACGGGGTGTCAGCGCCACGTCGAAGACATTCGCGAGTGGCGGGCGGCGACCGATGAGCGCCGGCGCGAGATCGTGCGACAGGCGGATCAGCGTCGCAGTGCGACTTCCGATCGCGTGTAG
- the lptM gene encoding LPS translocon maturation chaperone LptM, with protein MKRLISSLAALLAVACLVSACGQKGPLYLPDDDSSADGSSQTKSHSHKHQTSTY; from the coding sequence ATGAAGCGCCTGATTTCCTCCCTGGCCGCACTGCTTGCAGTTGCGTGTCTGGTCTCTGCCTGCGGTCAGAAAGGTCCACTGTATCTGCCCGACGACGACTCGTCCGCCGACGGCTCCAGCCAGACCAAGTCGCACTCGCACAAGCATCAGACTTCGACCTACTAG
- a CDS encoding class I adenylate cyclase has translation MTRSSEIRPDLDEGIDRKVLAQLRSRFLALSESRLARAYEGLSTRQQSVLSLLPLFFHVNHPLLPGYVSGSTPAGVSHYEPDAQALAEAQRLTRSFSYKPRRVNPPQPIHGIFLMGSLGTLAQADQSDMDVWICHDPLLSADEIQELRKKCQSLESWAASMGAEAHFFLVDPERFVVGERDAQLSGEDCGTTQHYLLLDEFYRTAIWLAGRTPMWWLVPVYEEARYAEYTHTLLSKRFIRADEVLDLGNMSHIPPGEFIGAGLWQLFKGIESPYKSVLKLLLTEVYASEHPQVQCLSMRFKEAVFANRADLDELDPYVMVYRRIEEYLLARGEPERLELVRRSLYLKVNKKLTGATRHRSNGWQRLLLERLVSEWNWDERQLALLDSRSQWKVRQVASERRALVGELNFSYRFLTQFARAQKAINSITKRDMNVLGRRLYAAFERKAGKVEFLNPGIAPDLAEDTLTLAQLPNKREPGRYQWCLYNGSLSAHELETFAPIKRSRELLELLTWCQRNNVIDSSTRLALHPGISDLTEFELFNLQGALQQSIALPPGMVEEEVLLSPSVPREILLLVNVGIDPLRHHKDLNILMTTERTDSLSYAGVRENLVLTFDQITLNSWNEVLVNRFDGPHALLDCLTELFNGMPEKSARPVIRVRCFCHNRAQAIAQRVEELIGTAQLLLDRRLNHRYLIQVEQRYHVLEMIPSQVSHITLEHLPALFSYLGEELSAYSPIHLDPQALEDSDLSLLIPYGQPECIQVFYRINEPNADLYVLDERNALWHQQVPYHTESSLLVPLQRFFQSLIYRRVALLPLDNPLESTSLEALYYRITPDGSGRARRVEQRPTPAMLIDKSFFEVQAIIEEASPGQVSVTLYCDGMEFSELEYGDRLFSVVAQRILEQRREPQRYRCYITDLDLSGILGETRGQTILFLRYKAELEQSLNAAMDEA, from the coding sequence ATGACGCGTAGTTCCGAAATTCGCCCGGATCTGGATGAGGGCATTGATCGCAAGGTCCTCGCTCAGTTACGCAGCCGCTTCCTGGCCCTGAGCGAGAGTCGACTGGCGCGCGCGTACGAAGGCCTGTCGACCCGTCAGCAAAGCGTGCTCTCGCTGCTTCCGCTGTTTTTCCACGTCAATCATCCTCTGTTGCCGGGCTATGTGTCGGGCTCAACCCCTGCGGGCGTTTCACATTACGAGCCTGACGCCCAGGCCCTCGCTGAGGCGCAACGCCTGACGCGGTCGTTCTCCTACAAACCACGCCGGGTGAATCCACCGCAGCCGATTCACGGCATCTTCCTGATGGGCAGCCTTGGCACCCTCGCCCAGGCCGACCAAAGCGACATGGACGTGTGGATTTGCCACGACCCGCTGCTGTCGGCAGACGAAATCCAGGAACTGCGCAAGAAATGCCAGTCACTCGAAAGCTGGGCGGCAAGCATGGGTGCCGAGGCGCATTTCTTTCTCGTCGACCCGGAGCGTTTTGTCGTCGGCGAGCGCGACGCGCAGCTGAGTGGCGAGGACTGCGGCACGACGCAGCACTATTTGCTGCTCGACGAGTTTTATCGCACCGCCATCTGGCTGGCCGGGCGCACGCCGATGTGGTGGCTGGTGCCGGTCTATGAGGAAGCGCGCTACGCCGAATACACCCATACCCTGCTGTCAAAGCGTTTTATTCGCGCTGACGAGGTGCTGGACCTCGGCAACATGTCGCACATCCCGCCAGGCGAATTCATCGGCGCAGGGCTGTGGCAGTTGTTCAAAGGCATCGAATCGCCCTACAAATCGGTGCTCAAGCTGCTGCTTACGGAGGTCTATGCCAGCGAGCACCCGCAGGTGCAGTGCCTGAGCATGCGCTTCAAGGAAGCCGTGTTCGCCAACCGCGCCGACCTCGACGAACTGGACCCTTACGTGATGGTGTACCGGCGCATCGAAGAATACCTGCTGGCGCGGGGTGAGCCGGAGCGACTTGAGCTGGTGCGTCGAAGCTTGTACCTCAAGGTGAACAAGAAACTCACGGGTGCCACTCGCCACCGCAGCAACGGCTGGCAACGCCTGCTACTGGAGCGGCTGGTGAGTGAGTGGAATTGGGACGAGCGTCAGCTGGCGCTGCTCGACAGCCGCAGCCAGTGGAAAGTGCGTCAGGTTGCCAGCGAGCGCCGCGCACTGGTTGGCGAGCTCAACTTCAGTTACCGCTTTTTGACCCAGTTCGCTCGCGCGCAAAAGGCGATCAATTCGATCACCAAGCGCGACATGAATGTGCTCGGGCGCCGTCTGTACGCAGCCTTTGAACGCAAAGCCGGCAAAGTGGAATTTCTCAATCCGGGCATCGCGCCGGATCTGGCGGAAGACACGCTGACGCTGGCGCAGCTGCCGAACAAGCGCGAGCCCGGCAGGTATCAGTGGTGCCTTTACAACGGCAGTCTGAGTGCCCACGAGCTGGAGACATTTGCGCCGATAAAACGCAGCCGCGAGTTGCTGGAGCTGCTCACGTGGTGCCAGCGCAACAACGTCATCGACAGCAGCACGCGCCTGGCGCTGCACCCCGGCATCAGCGATCTGACCGAGTTCGAGCTGTTCAATCTGCAAGGCGCGTTACAGCAGAGCATTGCCCTGCCGCCGGGCATGGTCGAGGAAGAGGTACTGCTGAGCCCGAGCGTGCCCCGCGAAATCCTGCTGTTGGTCAACGTCGGCATCGACCCGCTCAGGCACCACAAAGACCTGAACATCCTGATGACCACCGAGCGAACGGACTCGCTGAGCTACGCCGGTGTCCGCGAAAATCTGGTGCTGACCTTCGATCAGATCACCCTCAACAGCTGGAACGAGGTGCTGGTCAATCGCTTCGACGGCCCCCATGCGCTGCTGGACTGCCTGACAGAATTGTTCAACGGCATGCCGGAAAAGTCCGCCAGGCCTGTCATCCGCGTGCGCTGCTTTTGCCACAACCGCGCTCAGGCCATCGCCCAGCGCGTGGAGGAGCTCATCGGCACGGCACAACTGCTGCTGGACCGGCGGCTGAATCATCGCTATCTCATCCAGGTCGAGCAGCGCTATCACGTGCTGGAAATGATCCCCAGCCAGGTCAGTCACATCACACTCGAACACTTGCCGGCGCTTTTCAGCTATCTGGGGGAAGAGCTTAGCGCCTACAGCCCGATTCATCTGGACCCCCAGGCGCTGGAGGACTCGGACTTGTCGCTGCTTATCCCTTACGGGCAGCCCGAGTGCATTCAGGTTTTTTACCGGATCAACGAACCCAATGCCGACCTGTACGTGCTCGATGAGCGCAATGCGCTATGGCATCAGCAAGTGCCTTATCACACTGAATCCAGCCTGCTGGTGCCGCTGCAGCGCTTTTTTCAATCGTTGATATACCGGCGGGTGGCGTTGCTGCCGCTGGACAACCCGCTGGAATCAACCTCGCTGGAGGCTTTGTATTACCGCATAACCCCCGATGGATCCGGGCGGGCCCGTCGCGTTGAGCAGCGCCCGACCCCAGCGATGCTTATCGATAAATCGTTTTTCGAGGTACAGGCGATCATCGAGGAGGCATCCCCGGGCCAAGTCAGCGTGACGCTGTATTGCGACGGGATGGAGTTTTCCGAGCTGGAGTATGGCGATCGGCTGTTCAGCGTCGTGGCGCAGCGGATTCTCGAGCAGCGCCGCGAGCCGCAACGTTACCGCTGCTACATCACCGACCTGGACCTGTCCGGGATACTGGGGGAGACACGCGGGCAGACCATCCTGTTCCTGCGCTACAAAGCCGAGCTGGAACAGTCATTGAATGCCGCGATGGATGAGGCTTGA
- a CDS encoding accessory factor UbiK family protein, translated as MLAPKAFLDALSGHASRLFNGETPVPRSEFETQFKALLQSGFSKLDLVSREEFDSQMIVLARTRARLEALEAKMAEMEAQLATQSKASGAEQHD; from the coding sequence ATGCTCGCCCCCAAAGCTTTTCTCGATGCCCTGAGCGGTCACGCTTCCCGCCTGTTCAACGGCGAAACCCCGGTTCCCCGCAGCGAATTCGAAACCCAGTTCAAGGCGCTGCTGCAGAGCGGCTTCAGCAAGCTGGACTTGGTCAGCCGGGAAGAATTCGACAGCCAGATGATCGTCCTCGCCCGCACCCGCGCCCGACTTGAGGCACTGGAAGCGAAGATGGCGGAAATGGAAGCGCAGTTGGCCACGCAATCAAAAGCGTCAGGGGCTGAGCAACACGATTGA
- a CDS encoding ammonium transporter: protein MTLRQFAGLGALLSLVTPGLAMAADEVAAPVLNSGDTAWMLTSTALVLFMTIPGLALFYGGMVRSKNILSVMMQCFAITGLISILWVVYGYSMAFDTTGMEANVVNFNSFVGGLSKAFLAGITPASITGPAALFPEAVFVTFQMTFAIITPALIVGAFAERMKFSAMLIFMAIWFTLVYAPIAHMVWSGVGGLLWDWGVLDFAGGTVVHINAGVAGLVACLVLGKRKGFPTTPMAPHNLGYTLVGAAMLWVGWFGFNAGSAAAANGTAGMAMLVTQIATAAAALGWMFAEWLTHGKPSALGIASGVVAGLVAVTPAAGTVGPMGGLIIGLAAGVVCFFCATSLKRKLGYDDSLDAFGVHGIGGILGAILTGVFAAPSLGGFGTVTDIAAQVWIQCKGVGFTVIYTAIVTFIILKVLDMVMGLRVTEEEEAVGLDLAQHNERGYNL, encoded by the coding sequence ATGACTCTGCGTCAATTCGCAGGGCTAGGAGCCCTGTTGTCCCTCGTAACCCCTGGCTTGGCCATGGCGGCAGACGAAGTGGCAGCCCCTGTACTCAATTCCGGCGACACCGCCTGGATGCTGACCTCCACCGCGCTGGTGCTGTTCATGACCATCCCCGGTCTGGCGCTGTTCTACGGCGGCATGGTCCGCTCGAAAAACATTCTTTCCGTGATGATGCAGTGCTTCGCCATTACCGGCCTGATCAGCATCCTGTGGGTCGTTTACGGCTACAGCATGGCGTTCGACACCACCGGGATGGAAGCCAACGTCGTCAACTTCAACTCCTTCGTCGGCGGTTTGTCGAAGGCGTTCCTGGCAGGCATCACCCCAGCGAGCATTACTGGTCCTGCGGCGCTGTTCCCGGAAGCCGTCTTCGTGACCTTCCAGATGACCTTCGCCATCATCACCCCGGCCCTGATCGTCGGCGCTTTCGCAGAACGCATGAAGTTCTCCGCGATGCTGATCTTCATGGCGATCTGGTTCACCCTGGTTTACGCGCCAATCGCGCACATGGTCTGGAGCGGCGTCGGTGGTCTGTTGTGGGACTGGGGCGTTCTCGACTTCGCGGGCGGCACCGTTGTTCACATCAACGCCGGTGTGGCTGGCCTCGTAGCGTGCCTGGTACTCGGCAAGCGTAAAGGTTTCCCGACCACTCCGATGGCTCCGCACAATCTGGGTTACACCCTGGTAGGCGCGGCCATGCTCTGGGTGGGCTGGTTCGGCTTCAACGCAGGTTCCGCGGCTGCGGCCAACGGCACCGCCGGTATGGCCATGCTGGTCACCCAGATCGCTACCGCTGCTGCAGCGCTGGGCTGGATGTTCGCCGAGTGGCTGACCCACGGTAAGCCAAGCGCTCTGGGCATCGCCTCGGGTGTGGTTGCCGGTCTGGTTGCGGTTACGCCGGCTGCCGGTACTGTTGGCCCAATGGGCGGCCTGATCATCGGTCTGGCGGCAGGCGTGGTCTGCTTCTTCTGCGCCACCAGCCTGAAACGCAAACTGGGCTACGACGACTCCCTGGATGCCTTCGGCGTTCACGGTATCGGCGGTATCCTCGGCGCGATCCTGACCGGCGTGTTCGCGGCACCTTCGCTGGGCGGCTTCGGCACCGTGACCGACATCGCGGCACAAGTCTGGATTCAGTGCAAAGGCGTCGGCTTCACGGTCATCTACACCGCGATCGTGACCTTCATCATTCTCAAGGTGCTCGACATGGTCATGGGCCTGCGTGTCACCGAAGAAGAAGAAGCGGTCGGCCTGGATCTGGCGCAACACAACGAACGTGGCTACAACTTGTAA